One genomic region from Melioribacteraceae bacterium encodes:
- a CDS encoding HEAT repeat domain-containing protein — MKREKFLELAQLYLMNELDNEKRIEVENIILENDEFSREFDSLKQFYEAFQSNRPPETDERLLVSARNELMRSIRNEAAKEPAENKILAWLKNIFVVNYKISFGSLTLLFIGVFVGYFLFYSSNNLPVATNTQSVDLDNIESYETRISNIKIPNPFFEGGEIEVLFGGVGGTSPISYKGRPDDPVIQRALATALVTQENPGLKLRTVNTIATQIEQEQFIPDPKVKEALITALKTDDNPAVRREALNVLQKFPFDPEVRDAYLFVLSNDTNSGLRVSAINALANLKVQGNSLDEKVINVLNRKAESDQSDFIRLRAASLIKEVN, encoded by the coding sequence ATGAAAAGAGAAAAATTTTTGGAACTTGCTCAGCTTTACCTGATGAACGAACTCGATAATGAAAAAAGGATCGAAGTTGAGAATATTATTTTGGAAAACGATGAGTTTAGTAGAGAGTTCGATTCACTGAAACAGTTTTATGAGGCTTTTCAGTCGAACCGTCCCCCTGAAACAGATGAACGGCTTCTTGTATCTGCGAGGAATGAACTGATGCGGTCAATAAGAAATGAAGCGGCAAAGGAACCTGCAGAGAATAAAATTCTTGCATGGCTCAAAAATATTTTTGTTGTGAACTATAAAATCTCTTTCGGTTCCTTAACCCTGCTGTTTATCGGCGTCTTTGTTGGTTACTTCCTCTTTTATTCATCAAATAATCTTCCCGTAGCTACTAATACTCAATCGGTGGACCTGGATAATATTGAATCCTACGAAACCAGAATATCCAACATAAAAATTCCAAATCCTTTCTTTGAAGGTGGAGAGATAGAAGTTTTGTTCGGCGGAGTCGGGGGGACCTCACCGATCAGCTATAAAGGGAGACCAGACGACCCGGTAATACAGCGTGCTCTGGCAACCGCCCTTGTAACACAGGAGAATCCCGGTTTAAAATTAAGAACAGTAAATACAATTGCTACGCAGATCGAACAGGAACAGTTTATTCCCGATCCCAAGGTTAAAGAAGCACTTATAACCGCGCTGAAGACCGACGACAATCCGGCCGTCAGGAGAGAGGCACTTAATGTTCTTCAAAAATTTCCATTCGATCCGGAAGTCCGCGATGCATACCTGTTCGTTCTTTCGAACGATACTAATTCCGGACTTCGTGTTTCAGCGATCAATGCTCTTGCTAATCTGAAAGTTCAGGGTAATTCGCTGGATGAAAAAGTAATCAACGTGTTAAATAGAAAAGCGGAAAGTGATCAGAGTGATTTTATTAGACTGAGAGCCGCATCGCTAATTAAGGAGGTTAATTAA
- a CDS encoding RNA polymerase sigma factor, with protein MSLNDTQLITNAQKGDMAAFEELVFKYDKHVLNMAKSFRNSDDDAKDIYQEVFIRVYRGLKNFQFKSEFSTWLYRITANVCITYQNRKKQHESIDREIGYDDETTTTFAEQLPGELRTDDKAVGSDLSKHINNALETLPPQQKMVFTLKYYQDYKIKEIAEIMKCNEGTIKRYLFTATNKMREKLKGLK; from the coding sequence ATGAGCTTGAACGATACTCAATTAATCACAAATGCACAGAAGGGGGATATGGCGGCTTTTGAAGAGCTGGTTTTTAAGTACGATAAACATGTTCTCAACATGGCCAAATCGTTCAGAAACAGCGATGACGACGCCAAGGATATCTATCAGGAGGTCTTTATAAGAGTGTACCGTGGACTGAAAAATTTTCAGTTCAAAAGCGAGTTCTCAACCTGGCTCTACAGAATTACTGCAAATGTTTGTATCACATATCAGAACCGGAAAAAGCAGCATGAATCGATTGACAGGGAAATCGGTTACGATGACGAGACGACAACAACTTTCGCGGAGCAGCTGCCGGGAGAATTGAGAACAGATGATAAGGCTGTGGGATCGGATCTGTCGAAACATATTAACAATGCTCTCGAAACATTGCCGCCTCAGCAGAAAATGGTTTTCACTCTTAAATATTATCAGGATTATAAGATTAAAGAAATTGCCGAAATTATGAAGTGCAACGAAGGAACAATTAAACGGTACCTTTTTACAGCAACAAATAAAATGAGAGAAAAATTAAAAGGTTTGAAATAA
- a CDS encoding NHL repeat-containing protein, whose product MFKKSIKPLLFTFFVLHSSLLAQYSVSTFAGTDSGFVNGTLTGSKFNGSFGICIDKEGNIYIADSGNNCIRKISIDGKVSTFAGIGEAGNNDGDRLSATFNSPTGICTDYNGNFFVADFLNHTIRKVDSDGIVTTFAGSGQPGFADGFSGKAQFNFPRGIAIDGYGNLFVGDSWNHRIRKIAPDGNVTTYAGGGSDIGPDSKGSCVDGHSDQARFFTPCGVVCDLYGNVYVADALNHRIRKIDNFRNVTTVAGSGESGWSNGRFSDGDYESSMLNTPTELSVSFDEEIYFSDTFGNRVRKVNLDGIVTTVAGDGTPGFADGDGMLSKFNYPRGIVLDNAENKIYVIDSKNFRIRVITSDKKD is encoded by the coding sequence ATGTTTAAAAAAAGCATTAAACCTCTTCTATTTACTTTTTTTGTTCTGCACTCATCTCTCTTAGCTCAATATTCGGTTTCTACATTTGCCGGCACAGATTCCGGATTTGTTAACGGAACTTTAACCGGATCAAAGTTCAACGGTTCATTCGGAATTTGTATTGACAAGGAAGGAAATATCTACATAGCCGATTCAGGCAATAACTGTATCAGGAAAATCAGCATTGACGGAAAAGTATCTACATTTGCCGGAATCGGAGAGGCCGGGAATAATGACGGTGACCGCCTGTCAGCAACTTTCAATTCGCCGACAGGAATTTGTACCGACTATAACGGAAATTTTTTCGTTGCCGACTTTCTTAATCACACAATCCGCAAAGTAGATAGCGATGGAATTGTTACGACTTTTGCCGGATCAGGTCAGCCCGGATTTGCAGATGGATTTTCAGGCAAGGCACAATTCAATTTTCCGCGGGGAATCGCAATAGACGGCTACGGGAATTTATTTGTGGGGGACAGCTGGAATCACCGCATTAGAAAAATTGCTCCCGATGGGAATGTTACGACTTATGCGGGCGGCGGCAGTGATATTGGTCCTGATAGCAAAGGTAGTTGCGTTGATGGTCATTCTGACCAAGCCAGATTCTTTACTCCTTGCGGAGTTGTATGCGACCTTTATGGAAATGTTTATGTTGCAGATGCGCTTAATCATAGAATCAGGAAGATCGATAACTTCCGGAATGTTACAACTGTTGCCGGGTCAGGAGAATCCGGATGGAGTAACGGGAGATTCTCTGACGGTGATTATGAGTCCTCAATGTTGAATACACCAACAGAACTTTCGGTATCGTTTGATGAAGAAATCTATTTCAGCGATACGTTCGGTAATAGGGTTAGAAAAGTAAATCTTGATGGAATCGTTACAACAGTTGCCGGAGATGGGACACCCGGATTTGCTGATGGCGATGGAATGTTATCCAAATTCAATTACCCTCGCGGAATAGTTCTGGATAATGCAGAAAATAAAATTTATGTAATTGATTCAAAAAATTTTAGAATAAGAGTAATAACCTCAGATAAAAAAGATTAG
- a CDS encoding bifunctional UDP-sugar hydrolase/5'-nucleotidase, whose translation MKKKLYLLTILLFIISSIIAAQTVKLKIIESTDEHGAIFPYDFTEMRGTNSSVAHIYSYIKQERSKTDQEVILLSGGDILQGTPAVYYYNFEKTDASHLLADVMNFMKYDAAAIGNHDIETGHPVYDRFNKQLNFPWMAANAIDAKIGKPYFTPYTVINKQGVKIAILGLITPHIPYWLPENLWEGIEWEDMIKSAQKWIEIINEKEKPDLIIGLFHSGIDYTYGDQNGDDDKNENASKLIAQRVPGFDIIFVGHDHRGWNFKEKNPLGEDVQILGGLNSGRDVAVANCVLTFNKEENKWEKEITGEIVEARNYKPDQEFLDKFNNQFEEIKKYVSRPIGIFAEDLSSRPALFGDNSFADFVHDLQLSITGAQVSFTAPLTLNALVKKGEVNVGTLFKLYRYENLLYTMRLTGKEIKNYLEFSYRLWFKEMKNADDHLLLFSTDEKGNIKYDSRNQSPQLKEPFYNFDCAAGINYTVDVSKTVGSRISISTLSSGEPFDLNKTYTVAVNSYRGNGGGNHLIAGAGIAKEDITKRIITSTDKDLRYYAIKWIEKMRVYTPKTTENWKVIPDEWWQNGKEKDYKILFGN comes from the coding sequence ATGAAAAAGAAATTATACCTCTTAACTATCCTTCTATTTATTATTTCTTCTATTATTGCAGCACAGACCGTAAAACTAAAAATTATTGAAAGCACAGATGAACACGGAGCAATTTTTCCATATGATTTTACAGAAATGCGCGGGACAAACAGCTCGGTCGCTCATATTTATTCCTATATAAAACAGGAGAGATCAAAGACTGATCAGGAAGTAATTTTACTGAGCGGGGGTGATATTCTCCAGGGAACACCTGCTGTTTATTATTATAATTTTGAAAAAACAGACGCATCCCACCTGCTTGCCGATGTAATGAACTTTATGAAGTATGATGCAGCTGCCATTGGCAATCACGATATTGAAACGGGTCATCCTGTGTATGACAGATTTAACAAGCAATTAAACTTTCCCTGGATGGCGGCGAATGCAATCGACGCAAAAATCGGCAAGCCGTATTTCACACCATATACCGTTATAAATAAACAAGGCGTTAAAATTGCTATTCTTGGTTTAATCACTCCGCATATTCCTTACTGGCTGCCTGAGAACCTCTGGGAGGGAATTGAATGGGAGGACATGATTAAATCCGCACAGAAGTGGATTGAGATAATTAATGAAAAAGAAAAGCCGGATTTGATAATTGGATTATTTCACAGCGGTATTGATTACACTTACGGAGATCAAAATGGAGACGACGATAAAAACGAAAATGCATCTAAATTAATTGCACAACGCGTCCCCGGTTTTGATATTATTTTCGTAGGACATGATCACAGAGGATGGAACTTTAAGGAGAAAAATCCGCTCGGTGAGGATGTTCAGATTCTGGGAGGATTAAATTCCGGCCGAGATGTTGCTGTGGCTAATTGTGTTTTAACTTTTAACAAAGAAGAGAATAAATGGGAAAAAGAGATAACCGGTGAAATTGTTGAAGCACGAAACTATAAACCGGACCAGGAATTCCTGGATAAATTCAATAATCAGTTTGAAGAAATAAAAAAATATGTCTCACGTCCGATCGGCATATTTGCAGAGGATTTAAGCTCACGCCCGGCTTTGTTCGGAGATAATTCTTTTGCCGATTTTGTTCACGATTTACAGCTTTCTATTACCGGCGCACAGGTTTCATTCACGGCTCCGCTTACTCTTAATGCTCTTGTTAAAAAAGGCGAGGTAAACGTCGGCACTTTGTTTAAACTCTACAGGTACGAAAATCTCCTTTACACAATGCGGTTAACAGGAAAAGAAATAAAAAATTATCTCGAGTTTTCTTACCGGCTCTGGTTCAAAGAAATGAAAAATGCCGATGACCATCTTTTATTGTTCAGCACAGACGAAAAAGGAAACATTAAATATGATTCGCGCAACCAGTCGCCGCAATTAAAAGAACCTTTTTACAATTTTGATTGTGCTGCGGGAATAAATTACACAGTTGACGTTTCGAAAACTGTCGGAAGCAGAATTTCAATTTCGACGCTAAGTAGCGGCGAACCATTCGACTTGAATAAAACATATACGGTGGCGGTAAACTCTTACAGAGGAAACGGTGGCGGAAACCATCTGATTGCCGGTGCAGGAATTGCTAAGGAAGATATTACAAAAAGAATTATTACTTCGACAGATAAAGACCTCAGATATTATGCTATCAAATGGATTGAGAAGATGAGGGTTTACACTCCAAAGACAACTGAAAACTGGAAGGTTATACCGGATGAATGGTGGCAGAATGGAAAAGAAAAAGATTATAAAATTTTGTTTGGCAATTGA
- a CDS encoding threonine synthase — translation MNYYSHLECGYCKKTFDKNRIWNLCPDCGKPLLARYDVDSARKVFKKEILKEREKTLWRYSEMLPLENQKFRLSLGEGFTPLIKSTTLGFESGIKNLYIKDEGLNPTTSFKARGLCVAISKAYELGIREVSIPSAGNAAGAMSAYAALAGMKSFVFMPKDVPEPFIAECKALGAEVTLVNGLINDCGKLAAEGVKEFGRFDVSTLKEPFRIEGKKTMGYEIAEQLNWNLPDVIIYPTGGGTGLVGMWKAFDEMEKLGWIGSKRPRMVSVQSSGCAPMVKAFEEGKEFAEMWKGAKTVADGLRVPAAIGDFLILRAIRESNGTAVSVTDEELVNSAKQIGRTTGIFASPEGGATLAAMKKMKSINWIKDDETVILFNTGSGHKYMHLYK, via the coding sequence ATGAATTACTATTCTCACCTTGAATGCGGTTATTGCAAAAAAACTTTTGATAAAAACAGAATCTGGAATTTATGCCCCGATTGCGGGAAACCTCTGCTTGCAAGGTATGATGTTGATTCAGCAAGAAAAGTATTTAAAAAAGAAATATTGAAGGAGAGAGAAAAAACTCTCTGGCGGTATTCTGAAATGCTTCCTCTCGAAAATCAGAAATTCAGATTGTCTTTGGGCGAAGGATTTACTCCACTGATTAAATCCACAACTCTTGGTTTCGAATCAGGAATAAAAAATCTTTACATAAAAGATGAGGGATTAAATCCGACTACATCGTTCAAAGCGAGAGGATTATGTGTCGCGATTTCCAAAGCATATGAACTCGGCATCAGGGAAGTATCTATACCATCTGCGGGAAATGCTGCGGGCGCGATGAGCGCATATGCGGCTCTTGCCGGAATGAAATCGTTTGTCTTTATGCCTAAAGATGTGCCTGAACCTTTTATTGCTGAATGTAAGGCTCTTGGTGCGGAAGTAACTCTTGTTAATGGATTAATTAATGATTGCGGTAAACTTGCCGCCGAAGGCGTAAAAGAATTCGGCCGCTTCGATGTATCTACTCTGAAAGAACCTTTCAGAATTGAAGGGAAGAAAACAATGGGATATGAGATTGCAGAACAGTTGAACTGGAATCTTCCCGATGTAATAATCTATCCGACAGGTGGCGGAACCGGACTCGTAGGAATGTGGAAAGCGTTTGACGAGATGGAAAAACTAGGATGGATCGGCTCTAAACGTCCGCGTATGGTCTCTGTTCAATCATCCGGATGCGCTCCGATGGTAAAAGCATTTGAAGAAGGAAAAGAATTTGCCGAAATGTGGAAAGGCGCTAAGACGGTTGCCGACGGATTACGTGTCCCGGCCGCTATAGGCGACTTCCTGATACTGAGAGCAATAAGAGAAAGTAACGGAACAGCAGTATCTGTTACCGATGAAGAGCTTGTAAACTCCGCAAAACAGATCGGAAGAACTACCGGAATCTTCGCCTCTCCTGAGGGAGGCGCAACGCTGGCTGCAATGAAAAAAATGAAATCAATCAATTGGATCAAAGATGACGAAACAGTAATTCTCTTCAATACGGGAAGCGGACATAAGTATATGCATCTTTATAAATGA
- a CDS encoding DUF4097 family beta strand repeat-containing protein, which yields MKTRNFLTVLFVLLCSAVYTSGIGNDLQDFTKSFKVNKGGKMIIDINPGSISLTTWDKNEVYVKVKNVESNEVKNVEVFLEGNNVVVKYSSEWGWGEEIELEANIPLQFNIDAKTTGGDILVKGNVIGNVELITMGGDISTKNVKGKVKINTQGGDLSVGNIEGGLLLSTMGGDITIGEVIGETAKVNTMGGDIRVSKALSGIEAVTYGGDIDVKNLGGDSQLKTMGGSVEIENFNGRVAMQTFGGNLVVKSGSGFVDASTNAGDIILQNISGNVNARSTSGNVSISINPSAGSSSNIQVNNGRIEINLLPNAKATVEAEIRVRGNWKYMKNDFKIQSEFEAKSYTTDDKERKIRALYDINGGGGKIYASSNNENIIIKKLSK from the coding sequence ATGAAAACGAGAAATTTTCTAACCGTGCTTTTTGTACTCCTCTGTTCCGCTGTCTATACAAGCGGTATTGGTAATGACCTTCAGGATTTTACAAAATCCTTTAAGGTGAATAAGGGAGGCAAAATGATTATCGATATTAATCCCGGATCGATAAGTTTAACAACATGGGATAAAAATGAAGTCTATGTCAAAGTTAAAAATGTTGAAAGCAATGAAGTGAAAAACGTTGAAGTGTTTCTGGAAGGAAATAATGTTGTTGTAAAATACAGCTCCGAGTGGGGATGGGGCGAGGAAATTGAGCTCGAAGCAAATATTCCTTTGCAATTCAACATAGATGCTAAAACTACCGGCGGGGACATATTAGTAAAAGGAAATGTTATAGGAAATGTTGAACTCATTACGATGGGCGGCGATATTTCAACAAAAAATGTTAAGGGAAAAGTAAAAATTAATACGCAGGGCGGTGACCTCTCTGTTGGAAATATTGAAGGAGGACTACTTCTTTCAACAATGGGCGGAGATATTACTATTGGTGAAGTTATCGGCGAAACTGCAAAAGTAAATACGATGGGCGGGGATATTAGGGTGTCGAAAGCGCTTTCCGGAATCGAAGCAGTTACCTACGGCGGTGATATCGATGTTAAAAATCTTGGAGGTGATTCCCAGCTTAAGACTATGGGCGGTAGCGTTGAAATTGAGAATTTTAACGGAAGGGTCGCAATGCAGACTTTCGGAGGAAACCTTGTTGTTAAAAGCGGTTCAGGATTCGTTGATGCTTCCACAAATGCAGGCGATATAATTCTTCAAAATATTTCAGGCAATGTGAATGCAAGGTCAACGTCGGGAAATGTTTCGATTAGTATCAATCCTTCGGCAGGCAGTTCAAGCAATATCCAGGTTAATAACGGCAGGATAGAAATTAATCTTCTGCCGAACGCTAAAGCAACTGTCGAGGCTGAAATAAGAGTAAGAGGCAACTGGAAGTATATGAAAAATGATTTCAAAATCCAGTCCGAGTTTGAAGCAAAATCATATACCACCGATGATAAGGAGCGTAAAATAAGAGCCCTTTATGATATAAACGGCGGTGGCGGTAAAATCTATGCGAGTTCGAATAACGAAAACATAATTATTAAAAAGCTATCTAAGTAA